One window of the Methanocaldococcus vulcanius M7 genome contains the following:
- a CDS encoding uroporphyrinogen-III synthase — protein MKVVITRPKERAEAFSTILKKENFDPIIFPTLKLEYNKDLKIDLDEYGWIIFTSPSGVIGLNNILSEKEKENVKDKKIAAIGEKTAKMVKKIFGKYPDIVPKQYTAECLLEEIKKRADKNDRFLVPTTPSTRDILKNNLNADLVFVYKSVEPENLKENMEVLKETLKNEERFIITFTSGLTAKNFFKYVDDEFYQMIKNNYIVAIGPITAKVIQKFGINPKIPDKYTIEGMLEVIKSIRRENNI, from the coding sequence ATGAAAGTAGTTATAACAAGGCCAAAAGAAAGAGCAGAAGCATTTTCAACTATTTTAAAAAAAGAAAACTTCGATCCAATAATCTTTCCAACATTAAAGTTAGAATACAATAAAGATCTAAAAATTGATTTAGATGAATATGGTTGGATTATTTTTACATCACCAAGTGGTGTGATTGGACTTAACAACATACTGTCAGAAAAAGAAAAAGAAAATGTTAAAGATAAAAAAATTGCCGCAATAGGAGAAAAAACCGCAAAAATGGTTAAAAAAATATTTGGAAAGTATCCAGATATTGTTCCAAAGCAATATACTGCTGAATGTTTGTTAGAAGAAATAAAAAAACGTGCTGATAAAAACGATAGATTTTTAGTGCCGACAACACCATCAACAAGAGATATTTTAAAAAATAACCTAAATGCAGATTTAGTATTTGTTTATAAATCGGTAGAGCCAGAAAATTTAAAAGAAAATATGGAAGTATTAAAAGAAACATTAAAAAACGAGGAGAGGTTTATTATAACCTTTACAAGTGGCTTAACTGCGAAAAATTTTTTTAAATATGTAGATGATGAATTTTACCAAATGATTAAAAATAACTATATTGTTGCGATAGGGCCAATTACAGCAAAAGTTATTCAAAAATTTGGAATTAATCCAAAAATTCCAGATAAATATACGATTGAAGGAATGTTGGAAGTTATTAAATCAATTAGAAGAGAAAATAACATTTAA
- the hypD gene encoding hydrogenase formation protein HypD, translating to MININDKDMIKKAIDKIEKLSEKVDQLKIMHVCGSHEHTICKYGIREVLPENIKVIPGPGCPVCVTTQKEIDTAIYLADNGYVITTLGDMYRVPGSEKSLMEKQSEGCDVRIVYSISEAVKMAKKEKDKKFVFVAIGFETTAPTTGAELIALKNKDVNNFFILNCHRQTPPVMEFLLKEGVYLNAFICPGHVSTITGLKPYYKLCKEFKTPMVVAGFEPIDVLISIVMILKQIISGDIKVENEYKRAVRDEGNVLAQKIINEVFESIDVPWRGFPVVENGGFGLRDKYRIFDIYEHEDIPEIKEKIPKGCICDKILRGEKLPTDCPLFGTVCTPLNPVGSCMVSDEGTCRIFYKYRGI from the coding sequence ATGATAAACATCAACGACAAAGATATGATAAAAAAGGCAATAGATAAAATAGAAAAACTATCAGAAAAAGTGGATCAATTGAAAATAATGCACGTATGTGGAAGTCATGAACATACTATCTGTAAATATGGAATCAGAGAAGTTCTTCCAGAAAATATCAAAGTTATTCCTGGCCCTGGATGCCCTGTCTGCGTAACAACGCAAAAAGAGATAGATACTGCAATATACTTGGCAGATAATGGATATGTAATAACAACCCTCGGAGATATGTATAGAGTTCCTGGTAGTGAAAAATCCCTGATGGAAAAACAGTCAGAGGGTTGCGATGTTAGGATTGTTTATAGCATAAGTGAAGCTGTAAAAATGGCTAAAAAAGAAAAAGATAAAAAATTTGTTTTTGTAGCAATAGGGTTTGAAACAACCGCTCCAACCACAGGAGCAGAATTAATAGCTCTAAAAAATAAGGATGTTAACAACTTCTTTATACTGAACTGTCATAGACAAACACCTCCAGTTATGGAGTTTTTATTGAAAGAAGGTGTTTACTTAAACGCTTTTATCTGTCCAGGTCATGTTTCTACAATAACCGGATTAAAGCCATACTATAAACTTTGTAAGGAGTTTAAAACTCCAATGGTTGTGGCTGGTTTTGAACCCATAGATGTTCTGATCTCAATTGTTATGATATTAAAGCAGATTATTAGTGGAGATATAAAGGTGGAGAATGAATATAAAAGAGCAGTGCGAGATGAAGGAAATGTTTTAGCCCAAAAGATAATAAATGAGGTTTTTGAAAGCATAGATGTGCCTTGGAGGGGCTTTCCAGTGGTAGAAAATGGAGGTTTTGGTCTTAGGGATAAATATAGAATTTTTGATATTTATGAACATGAAGATATTCCAGAAATAAAAGAAAAAATTCCAAAAGGTTGCATCTGCGATAAAATTTTAAGAGGAGAAAAACTTCCAACCGACTGCCCATTATTTGGAACCGTCTGCACCCCCCTAAACCCAGTTGGTAGTTGTATGGTTTCGGATGAGGGGACTTGTAGGATATTTTATAAGTATAGGGGAATTTGA
- a CDS encoding mechanosensitive ion channel family protein — protein MTIMQMISYVISNNSLTNYVLSIISILVSIIIGKYANALIERIADKLHEKSGIELDELLVRALSLPVAIAIILAGFYFGVNFLYLPLSLKTTTNEGILTAFILCIIVFLDRFFTELVERYLAHTISKKTKKDVDDQFVVLTKKLVRLIVWVIGLLLILSNLGYDIKTLLAGLGIGGLAVALASQNLVSNLIAGLIIITDKPFKIGNWITFSGGSGIVEDIGIRSTKIRSQDNSIIVVPNSKLIDDVIQNVPSKNKWRVITTIGITYSTPVEKIKKAEEIIKNILLNHPNVEEEPITVYFKEYGDWSLNIQVVYYVKNFKYDGYRRYINTVNEINLKIKEEFDKEGIEFAFPTYTVYLKFDNQ, from the coding sequence ATGACTATCATGCAGATGATCTCATATGTAATATCCAACAACTCTCTAACCAACTATGTTCTATCCATCATTTCTATTCTTGTGTCAATAATTATCGGAAAATATGCTAATGCATTAATTGAAAGAATAGCTGATAAACTACATGAAAAAAGCGGAATAGAATTGGATGAACTCCTTGTTAGGGCTTTATCCCTCCCCGTAGCGATAGCCATAATATTGGCAGGGTTTTATTTTGGAGTTAATTTTCTTTACCTTCCACTTTCTCTAAAAACTACGACAAATGAGGGTATTTTAACTGCGTTTATTTTGTGTATTATTGTATTTTTAGATAGATTTTTCACAGAACTCGTAGAGAGATATTTAGCCCATACAATTTCAAAAAAGACAAAAAAAGATGTTGACGATCAGTTTGTAGTTTTAACTAAAAAACTCGTTAGATTGATTGTTTGGGTTATTGGGCTGTTGTTAATTTTGAGTAATCTTGGTTATGATATAAAAACACTTCTTGCAGGTTTGGGGATAGGTGGTTTAGCAGTTGCGTTGGCATCTCAAAATCTTGTTTCCAATTTAATTGCAGGTTTGATAATCATAACAGATAAGCCCTTTAAAATAGGAAATTGGATAACTTTTAGTGGAGGCAGTGGTATTGTTGAAGATATTGGAATAAGAAGCACAAAGATAAGATCTCAAGACAACTCTATCATCGTAGTTCCAAACTCTAAACTCATAGATGATGTTATACAGAATGTTCCATCTAAAAATAAATGGAGGGTTATAACAACGATAGGTATAACTTATTCTACACCTGTTGAAAAGATCAAAAAAGCGGAGGAAATAATAAAAAATATTTTATTAAACCATCCAAATGTCGAAGAAGAACCTATAACCGTTTACTTTAAAGAATATGGGGATTGGAGTTTAAATATCCAAGTGGTTTATTATGTTAAAAATTTTAAGTATGATGGTTATAGGAGATATATTAACACGGTAAATGAAATTAATTTAAAAATAAAAGAAGAATTCGATAAAGAAGGAATAGAATTTGCATTTCCAACGTATACGGTTTATTTAAAGTTTGACAACCAATAA
- a CDS encoding adenylyltransferase/cytidyltransferase family protein — protein MEKDRNVKKRVITAGTFDILHPGHYEILKFAKSLGDELIVIIARDKTVERLKGRKPIIPENQRREMVEALKPVDKAILGSLNNKLEPILKLKPDIIVLGPDQMTFDEETLKKELEKHNLHPKIVRFKNYKKCPFHSSFDIVKEIVKRYCNKE, from the coding sequence ATGGAAAAAGATAGAAATGTAAAAAAAAGAGTAATAACGGCAGGAACGTTTGATATTCTTCATCCGGGGCATTATGAGATATTAAAGTTTGCTAAAAGTTTAGGAGACGAGTTAATAGTAATAATAGCAAGAGATAAGACCGTTGAAAGATTAAAAGGTAGAAAACCAATAATCCCAGAAAATCAGAGGAGAGAGATGGTAGAGGCATTAAAACCAGTAGATAAAGCAATATTGGGTAGCTTAAATAATAAATTAGAGCCAATATTAAAATTAAAACCCGATATAATAGTTCTTGGCCCAGATCAGATGACATTTGATGAAGAAACGTTAAAAAAAGAACTTGAAAAACACAATCTACATCCAAAAATTGTTAGATTTAAAAATTATAAAAAATGTCCATTCCATAGCTCTTTTGATATTGTTAAAGAGATAGTCAAACGATACTGCAATAAGGAATAG
- a CDS encoding AI-2E family transporter, which yields MNFDEFKYIRKAIVIGLLLVLLYIVFPFIDTFAYACAFAYMALPIYNLLVKKLNRTVSAALAIGIYLIPITLITIYAFSTFLNIVLSIDPNSINQYFLSVLNNPLLDRIITNDEMITKYVNELIKYAISQLSGKIIDVGYLAIKTILVLFITFYFLRDGYKFKDVVISFTPENYKEKMRIYLQYLHDSYKNLFISCVSLSIIITILSYIGYLIAGVKYAELFAIITGVFALLPILGGWMVYIAIAIYFFLTHNYAKAIFIFIYGELFLSIAPDFVIRPYIVKKEVDIHPVLVVVAFLIAPLSLGLSGFAIGPLVVGALNAFYLAKYRDKKI from the coding sequence ATGAATTTTGATGAGTTTAAGTATATAAGAAAGGCCATTGTTATCGGTTTGTTGCTTGTGTTGTTGTATATAGTGTTTCCATTTATTGATACGTTTGCTTATGCATGTGCATTTGCCTATATGGCTCTTCCGATCTATAATTTGCTGGTAAAAAAGCTAAATAGAACAGTGTCAGCAGCTCTTGCAATAGGTATATATTTAATTCCAATAACCTTAATCACTATTTATGCATTCTCTACATTCTTAAATATCGTCTTATCGATAGATCCTAATTCCATAAACCAATACTTCCTCAGTGTGCTAAACAACCCCCTACTGGACAGGATTATAACCAACGATGAGATGATAACAAAATATGTTAATGAGTTGATAAAATATGCAATAAGCCAGCTTTCTGGAAAAATTATAGATGTTGGTTATCTGGCTATAAAAACAATTTTGGTATTATTTATAACATTCTACTTTTTAAGGGATGGCTATAAGTTCAAAGACGTGGTTATATCATTCACTCCAGAAAACTATAAAGAGAAGATGAGGATCTATTTACAGTATCTTCACGATTCCTATAAAAATTTATTCATAAGTTGCGTATCTTTATCGATCATAATTACAATTCTCTCATACATTGGCTACTTAATAGCAGGAGTTAAATATGCTGAGTTATTTGCAATAATTACGGGTGTTTTTGCCCTCCTTCCAATACTTGGGGGCTGGATGGTTTATATTGCAATTGCAATATACTTCTTCCTAACACATAACTATGCAAAGGCAATTTTTATATTTATATATGGGGAGTTATTCTTATCTATTGCTCCTGATTTTGTTATAAGGCCATATATCGTGAAAAAAGAAGTTGACATACATCCTGTTCTTGTTGTAGTTGCATTTTTAATCGCCCCTTTATCTCTTGGTCTAAGTGGATTTGCAATAGGTCCCTTAGTTGTTGGAGCGTTAAATGCTTTCTATTTGGCTAAATATAGAGATAAGAAGATTTAA
- a CDS encoding glycosyltransferase family 4 protein, producing the protein MKVLMPTIYHPHIGGITLHVENLVKNLSNVEFHIITYDRYEENRYKNVIVHEVPHLKRIRGISYLINAYKLGKKIIEKEEIDLIHSHYAFPQGCVGALLKRKYHIPHILTLHGSDALILKNSIKGKYFFDYAVYNADTIICVSKYIQSQLAKELRKKSVVVYNGVDENLLYNEGDNEFGLFVGAFVPQKGVDILINAIKGIDFNFKLVGDGKLFKKIERFVLENKLKNVELLGKRSFKDVASLMRTCSFLIVPSRSEGFGMVAVEAMACSKPVIASNVGGLSEIIEDRVNGLLFEKENINDLREKITLLVNNREMRNNLGKEGKKRSKNFSWKKCAEEVLKLYYDSVD; encoded by the coding sequence ATGAAAGTTTTAATGCCTACTATATATCACCCTCACATTGGAGGAATTACCTTACATGTAGAGAACTTAGTAAAGAATTTGAGTAATGTCGAGTTCCATATAATTACTTATGATAGATATGAAGAAAACAGATATAAAAATGTAATTGTTCATGAAGTCCCACATTTAAAAAGAATTAGGGGAATAAGTTATCTAATAAACGCATATAAACTTGGAAAAAAAATAATCGAAAAAGAGGAAATCGATCTGATACATTCACACTATGCGTTTCCACAGGGGTGTGTTGGAGCGTTATTAAAAAGAAAATACCACATTCCTCATATATTAACACTTCACGGTAGTGATGCTTTAATCTTAAAGAACTCAATAAAAGGAAAATACTTCTTTGATTATGCAGTATACAACGCAGATACAATAATATGTGTTAGTAAATACATACAATCCCAATTAGCAAAAGAACTTAGAAAAAAATCCGTAGTTGTTTATAATGGAGTAGATGAAAATCTGTTATACAATGAAGGAGATAATGAATTTGGGCTGTTTGTTGGAGCTTTCGTTCCTCAAAAGGGAGTAGATATTTTAATAAACGCAATAAAGGGTATTGATTTCAATTTTAAACTTGTAGGAGATGGAAAATTATTTAAAAAAATCGAACGCTTTGTGTTGGAAAATAAACTAAAAAATGTAGAACTACTTGGAAAAAGGTCATTTAAAGACGTTGCCTCGTTAATGAGAACATGTAGCTTTCTGATAGTTCCTTCTCGAAGTGAGGGCTTTGGAATGGTTGCTGTGGAAGCAATGGCTTGCTCTAAACCAGTAATTGCTTCTAATGTTGGGGGTTTGAGCGAGATTATTGAAGATAGGGTTAATGGACTGTTATTTGAAAAAGAAAATATTAATGATTTAAGAGAAAAAATTACACTTCTTGTTAATAATAGAGAGATGAGAAATAACCTTGGAAAAGAAGGAAAAAAACGTTCTAAAAATTTTTCATGGAAAAAATGTGCTGAGGAGGTTTTAAAACTTTATTACGACAGTGTTGATTAA
- a CDS encoding transcription factor S, whose amino-acid sequence MVKFCPKCKNLMLPKDGKLKCAVCGYEEETAEVSNEYEYKEHLEPKKKEITVIEDEGLETLPTTRIECPKCGHTEAYWWLQQTRCADEPETRFYKCKKCGHTWREYD is encoded by the coding sequence ATGGTAAAGTTTTGTCCAAAATGTAAAAATCTAATGCTACCAAAAGATGGAAAATTAAAATGTGCTGTTTGTGGATATGAAGAAGAAACTGCCGAAGTTAGTAATGAGTATGAATATAAAGAGCATTTAGAACCTAAGAAAAAGGAAATAACTGTTATAGAAGATGAGGGTCTTGAGACATTACCAACAACGAGGATAGAGTGTCCAAAGTGTGGACATACGGAGGCATACTGGTGGTTGCAACAAACAAGATGTGCAGATGAACCGGAAACAAGATTTTACAAGTGTAAAAAGTGTGGCCATACGTGGAGAGAGTATGATTAA
- a CDS encoding NUDIX domain-containing protein has protein sequence MRGKCFCISGKIIATNLFGKRFSKKFIKKRDLKKYGLYLHPAVAVDGIIEQDDKILLIKRKNPPFKGYFAIPGGFVECGETVENAVIREIKEETGLITEIIDLLGVYSSPTRDPRGHVISITYILKVVGGKLKAGDDAKEAEFFDLNALPELAFDHERIIKDYLRWKDGKVLSKM, from the coding sequence ATGAGAGGAAAGTGCTTCTGTATAAGTGGAAAAATAATTGCCACAAATCTTTTCGGGAAGAGATTCTCTAAAAAATTTATAAAAAAGAGGGATCTAAAAAAGTATGGGTTGTATCTTCATCCTGCTGTGGCTGTGGATGGAATAATCGAGCAGGATGATAAAATATTACTAATAAAAAGAAAAAATCCTCCTTTTAAGGGATATTTTGCAATCCCCGGAGGTTTTGTCGAGTGTGGAGAGACGGTTGAAAATGCAGTTATTAGAGAAATTAAAGAAGAAACTGGATTAATTACAGAGATAATAGACCTCTTAGGAGTTTATTCATCTCCTACAAGGGATCCAAGAGGACATGTAATATCTATAACTTATATCTTAAAGGTTGTTGGAGGAAAGCTGAAAGCAGGAGATGATGCAAAAGAGGCGGAGTTTTTTGATCTGAATGCTCTGCCAGAGTTGGCTTTTGATCATGAGCGAATAATAAAAGATTATCTGAGGTGGAAAGATGGTAAAGTTTTGTCCAAAATGTAA
- a CDS encoding endonuclease dU, whose protein sequence is MKKEIEVIGFDDAPFNRSDRECILIGTYMRGSCIIDGIYFRKFEKDGMDITKKIIEVVKDRHYPKIKAVFLYGITFGGFNIADIYEINEKTEKPVIVVIDKKPNIEKMFSAIEKHFNDSEERISLIKSFPKPEKLNDIYVQYVGTDKNFVKKVIEITKLKSKIPECLRISHLIGRGFLDIKK, encoded by the coding sequence ATGAAAAAAGAAATTGAAGTTATAGGATTTGATGATGCTCCATTTAACAGATCAGATAGGGAGTGTATCTTAATAGGAACATACATGAGAGGATCTTGCATAATTGATGGCATTTACTTCCGAAAATTTGAGAAAGATGGAATGGATATAACCAAAAAAATAATTGAGGTAGTTAAAGATCGACACTATCCAAAAATAAAAGCTGTTTTTTTATATGGAATTACCTTTGGTGGGTTTAATATAGCTGATATATATGAAATAAACGAAAAAACAGAAAAGCCAGTTATTGTCGTTATAGATAAAAAGCCAAATATTGAGAAAATGTTTTCCGCGATTGAAAAACACTTTAACGATTCTGAAGAAAGAATATCTCTTATAAAAAGCTTTCCAAAGCCAGAAAAGTTGAATGACATATATGTTCAATACGTTGGAACAGATAAAAATTTTGTTAAAAAAGTTATTGAAATTACAAAACTTAAAAGCAAAATTCCAGAATGTCTGAGAATTTCACACTTGATAGGGAGAGGTTTTTTAGATATTAAAAAGTAG
- a CDS encoding SDH family Clp fold serine proteinase: protein MDPLSGFLSSLIWWLLFFYLIMAPQIQYRQLQLARLRILRDLSRKRNSTVITMIHRQESIGLFGIPVYKFITIEDSEEILRAIRSAPKDKPIDLIIHTPGGLVLAATQIAKALKNHPSETRVIVPHYAMSGGTLIALAADKIIMDENAVLGPVDPQLGQYPAPSIVKAVKEKGVEKADDQTIILADIAQKAINQVQRFVYGLLKDKYGEEKAKELSKTLTEGRWTHDYPITVEEARELGLDVDTNVPEEVYMLMELYKQPLKQRGTVEFMPYPVKQEGIKTK from the coding sequence ATGGATCCACTGAGCGGTTTTTTAAGCTCATTAATTTGGTGGCTGTTGTTTTTTTATTTGATCATGGCCCCTCAGATACAGTATAGACAACTTCAACTTGCAAGATTAAGAATCTTGAGAGATCTTTCGAGAAAAAGAAATTCAACAGTCATAACGATGATACACAGACAGGAGAGTATTGGTTTATTTGGAATTCCAGTATATAAATTCATAACTATTGAAGACAGCGAGGAAATTTTAAGGGCTATAAGATCTGCTCCAAAAGACAAACCGATCGACTTGATAATACACACGCCAGGAGGATTGGTTTTAGCAGCCACGCAAATTGCAAAGGCATTAAAAAACCATCCTTCTGAAACGAGGGTTATAGTTCCTCACTATGCAATGAGTGGGGGAACGTTAATTGCACTTGCAGCGGATAAAATAATCATGGACGAAAATGCTGTCTTAGGACCAGTAGATCCACAACTTGGTCAGTATCCTGCTCCAAGTATAGTCAAAGCAGTTAAAGAAAAGGGTGTAGAAAAAGCTGATGATCAGACAATTATATTAGCAGATATAGCACAGAAAGCTATAAATCAAGTTCAAAGATTTGTATATGGCTTATTAAAGGATAAATATGGAGAAGAAAAGGCAAAAGAACTATCAAAAACCTTAACTGAAGGAAGATGGACTCATGATTATCCTATAACTGTTGAAGAAGCTCGAGAACTTGGATTGGATGTTGATACAAACGTTCCAGAAGAGGTTTATATGTTAATGGAGTTGTATAAACAGCCATTAAAACAGAGAGGAACCGTTGAGTTTATGCCTTATCCTGTAAAGCAGGAGGGAATAAAAACTAAATAA
- a CDS encoding type II glyceraldehyde-3-phosphate dehydrogenase — MSAKVLINGYGSIGKRVADAVAVQDDMEVIGVSKTKPDFEARLAVEKGYKLFVAVPDRERIKLFEEAGIPVEGTILDVIEEADIVVDGAPKKIGKQNLENIYKPNKVKAILQGGEKAKDVEDSFNALWSFDRCYGKDYIRVVSCNTTGLCRILYAINEVSNIKKARVVLVRRAADPNDDKTGPINAITPNPVTVPSHHGPDVVSVVPELEGKILTSAVIVPTTLMHQHTLMVEVDDNISREDVLDSILKTPRIITVKAEDGFTSTAKIIEYGRDIGRLRYDINELVIWEESVNVLDREIFLMQAVHQESIVVPENIDCIRAMLQMEDDKFKSIEKTNKAMGIK, encoded by the coding sequence ATGTCAGCAAAGGTTTTAATAAATGGGTATGGATCTATTGGAAAAAGAGTAGCTGATGCTGTGGCAGTTCAGGATGATATGGAAGTTATAGGAGTCAGTAAAACCAAGCCAGATTTTGAAGCAAGATTGGCTGTTGAGAAGGGATACAAGCTTTTTGTAGCAGTTCCTGACAGAGAAAGAATAAAACTATTTGAAGAGGCAGGTATTCCAGTAGAGGGAACTATTTTAGATGTTATAGAAGAAGCAGATATTGTCGTTGATGGAGCCCCCAAAAAAATTGGTAAACAAAACTTGGAAAACATATATAAACCAAACAAGGTTAAAGCCATATTACAGGGAGGGGAAAAAGCGAAAGATGTGGAGGATAGCTTTAACGCATTGTGGAGTTTTGATAGATGCTATGGAAAGGACTATATTAGGGTTGTTTCTTGCAACACAACCGGGTTGTGTAGGATCTTATATGCAATAAACGAAGTATCCAACATAAAAAAAGCAAGAGTTGTGTTAGTTAGGAGAGCGGCAGATCCAAACGATGATAAAACTGGGCCTATAAATGCGATAACTCCTAATCCAGTAACGGTTCCTTCGCATCATGGTCCAGATGTTGTTTCAGTTGTTCCAGAACTTGAAGGGAAGATCTTAACATCTGCGGTTATAGTTCCAACAACATTGATGCATCAACACACATTGATGGTGGAGGTTGATGACAATATCAGTAGAGAAGATGTTTTAGATTCCATTTTAAAAACTCCAAGGATTATAACTGTTAAAGCAGAGGACGGATTCACTTCAACAGCCAAAATAATCGAATATGGAAGAGATATTGGAAGATTGAGATATGATATAAATGAACTTGTGATTTGGGAGGAGAGTGTTAACGTATTAGACAGAGAGATCTTTTTAATGCAGGCCGTTCATCAAGAAAGTATTGTAGTTCCAGAAAATATCGATTGTATAAGGGCTATGCTTCAAATGGAAGATGACAAGTTTAAATCAATAGAAAAAACAAACAAAGCGATGGGAATAAAATAA
- the hxlB gene encoding 6-phospho-3-hexuloisomerase, which translates to MSKLDELDIILKNISMLKKIRESEKFYLLIEKILKSKKIFIFGVGRSGYVGRCFAMRLFHLGLNSYFVGETITPKYEKDDLLILISGSGKTESVLTVAKKAKKVNNNIVAIVCECGSVAEFAELIIRLDVEKSDYLPMGTTFEQTAMIFLDLLIAEIMKKLNLKEREVIKRHFNLL; encoded by the coding sequence GTGTCGAAATTGGATGAATTAGACATAATATTAAAAAATATATCAATGTTGAAAAAAATCAGAGAAAGTGAAAAATTTTATCTATTGATTGAAAAAATACTAAAATCCAAAAAAATATTTATTTTTGGAGTAGGGAGAAGTGGCTATGTTGGAAGATGTTTTGCAATGCGACTGTTTCATCTTGGACTTAATTCCTATTTTGTTGGAGAGACAATAACTCCAAAATATGAGAAAGATGATCTTTTAATCCTAATATCTGGAAGTGGAAAAACGGAAAGTGTTCTAACTGTTGCAAAAAAAGCAAAAAAAGTAAATAATAATATCGTTGCAATAGTATGTGAATGTGGAAGTGTTGCAGAATTTGCTGAATTGATCATACGATTGGATGTTGAAAAATCGGATTATCTACCAATGGGAACGACATTTGAACAAACTGCAATGATATTTTTAGATCTGCTAATTGCCGAAATTATGAAGAAATTAAATCTAAAAGAGAGAGAAGTTATAAAAAGACATTTTAATCTTCTCTAA
- the sucD gene encoding succinate--CoA ligase subunit alpha encodes MILLDENTRAVVQGITGKQGSFHTKKMLECGTKIVGGITPGKGGKDVYGVPVFDTVKEAVKKTDANASVIFVPAPFAKDAVFEAMDAGLDLIVVITEHIPVHDTMEFVNYAEDLGIKIIGPNTPGIASPKVGKLGIIPMEVLKEGNIGMVSRSGTLTYEIANQIKNAGFGVSTCVGIGGDPIVGLRYGEILDLFEKDKETEAIVMIGEIGGGAEEEASKFIKKMKKPVIGYIAGQSAPEGKRMGHAGAIVEKGRGTAESKMRALEEAGAYVAKNISDIPKILKEILK; translated from the coding sequence ATGATTTTGTTGGATGAGAATACAAGAGCAGTAGTTCAAGGAATCACGGGAAAACAGGGAAGCTTCCATACAAAAAAAATGTTAGAATGCGGAACAAAAATAGTAGGAGGAATCACGCCAGGAAAAGGAGGAAAAGATGTTTATGGAGTTCCAGTATTTGATACAGTTAAAGAAGCAGTTAAAAAAACAGATGCAAACGCTTCAGTTATTTTTGTTCCTGCCCCATTTGCCAAAGATGCTGTTTTTGAAGCAATGGATGCAGGATTAGATCTTATAGTAGTTATTACCGAACATATTCCAGTACACGACACGATGGAATTTGTTAATTATGCAGAAGACCTCGGAATTAAGATAATTGGACCAAACACTCCAGGAATTGCTTCTCCAAAGGTTGGGAAATTGGGGATAATCCCAATGGAAGTTTTAAAGGAAGGAAATATAGGAATGGTCTCAAGAAGCGGAACTCTAACATATGAGATAGCAAATCAAATAAAAAATGCGGGTTTTGGTGTTTCAACATGTGTAGGGATTGGAGGAGACCCAATTGTTGGACTTAGATACGGAGAAATATTAGATCTGTTTGAAAAAGATAAAGAAACAGAAGCAATTGTAATGATCGGAGAGATCGGTGGAGGAGCTGAAGAGGAGGCATCAAAATTTATAAAAAAGATGAAAAAACCAGTAATTGGATATATTGCAGGGCAATCAGCACCCGAAGGGAAAAGAATGGGACATGCAGGAGCAATAGTTGAAAAAGGAAGAGGAACAGCAGAAAGTAAAATGAGAGCATTAGAAGAGGCAGGGGCCTATGTGGCAAAAAATATATCAGATATACCGAAGATCCTAAAAGAGATTTTAAAATAA